Genomic segment of Ammospiza nelsoni isolate bAmmNel1 chromosome 2, bAmmNel1.pri, whole genome shotgun sequence:
ACTCAGCTATGCTGTGCTGGAGACTACAGTCCACAAAACTGCTGAGAAGATGCTGGCTCACAGAAGTCAACTTGCCACGCAGCTCTCAAAGGTCACATAATGACCAAACAGAGACTTGAGCACAAGAGACCATGGGCCACTGTGTCTTTGGGCCACATTCAGGCAGCCACATAAGCAGCTCAGCCCTTGAGGGAGCCAAGTGGTCTCCCTTCTAGGAGAAGGTTTGAATGGCCCCCTTCTCTTCCCAAAGCACCAGAAGAGTCTCCACACGAGCAAACAAACAGCCTggacatccccatcccctcaccACAAGAGCACTTACCCCCCAGGAACTGGATGCCTCCTGCCACCCTGCCCACAGTCCTGGAGATGAGCTCGGACACACAACAGCCCATGAGCGCTGTCAGggccaccaggagcagcagcccgcAGCCCAGGCCCGTCACCACGGTGCAGATCCTCCACTCGGCGCTCGGGATGGCCTGGAAGGAGGCATAGCGGCCACACTGCTCCACCATCACGGTCATCTGGCGGCTCTCGTCCCGCACCGGGTAAGAACACCTCCGGAAAGTGCCGAAGGAAACAGACTTCTCCAGCTGGGACCCCAAGAGCCAGTAGGGCATGAAGAAGCCAacacaggaggcagcagcacagaggaaggagaggaaggccCAGACGATGCCAGCACAGGTGAGGCTGGAGGCCATCTTTGTATCTGTTCCAAGACCCCTCAAGACGGGAAGACACAAAAGTAACTGTGTATTTTAGAGGAGCTTTATGGATAATCCGGAATCTCTCAGCCTTGACAAATCCTCACACTGGGAGAAGCTTGGATCCTGAGAGCCGGGGGTATATTTCCTCCCATCATGAAGTCAAAGGTCCCTAATTaaataacaaaacacaaaaaaggaggaaaatacaAGTTCAGTAATGCTGACATTAGAAAAGAATATTTGTCTGCCAGAATGCTTTTCCTTCCTAGGAGACTTCTGAATAAGTCATGTCACTTTTCTGTCCCACCCTTGCAAGCAGACCCTACAATCGTTCTCAGTGACACCAGCTTCTGTGGTCAGTGTGATggtggcagccagcagcccagctggaacaggctgctgtgCACTTCCAGGAATGCTCTGCAGCCACCTTCAGGGGTCTCCTGTGTACTTGCCTCACTTTTCTCCACTCTAAGTCCCGATCTTTCCAGTACTGATAGAAAAAACAGATAAGGTTTTTCTTATCCTTAGTTAGCTAGACCTTCCTCCTACAATGTCTCAAGAACATACCTCACTTTATAGATGGTCCTGCAGCTTCAGTGCAAAACCACCCACAGCAGCTAAGGCATTTCAAGCTCAGACTCTTGAGATACAGGTAAAATTTATTAACACACCCCCAAAAGAAGTGATATGAGATGACATTTTTCCCAGCACTCCAAGTTGTTTGACATCCCTGTGCAAAAAGAGCCTTTTATTACTTGATGTCCCAAAGTGCCAGGAACCTGAACTCCAGGTGGTCTTCTGGTAAGTGAAGACATTGCCACATCTTTTGGATTCACCTCTACACAACCTCAAGGGGCACACAGTTAAAACACAGAGGTCTCTCTTAATATTCCTGCTTGCATTCAGCCCAGCTCTTCCCAGTTCAAACCCAGGGGCCATAACCCCTTTGTATCCTTCTCAGACAGCTCCCAGCCTCTCAGCTCAGTATCCGTGTGCCCAAGTGCATTTGACTGACACAGAAACCTACATGCTGTTCCCAGAGGCTGGGGATGTATTTCTAGTTAAATTCATGTTGGATCATTATTCTAACTGCATTTGTAAATTTATGATCATTTCTCACAGTTGCTGCCAAATTAATTCTGATAGCTATTTACAGGGGCTTTTTCTTCTAAGCGTGATTAGACGCCAATCAGTGAATCCAATTCATGAAAAGGCAATAAAATGAATACTACTTCAGCACAAGGAGGGAACTTAGAAAAAGTCTGTATGTGAAATTAGCCATGTGCACTACACAAAagttttgtttacttttaaaacACTAAGAAAAGGAAGTTTCTTCTGTAATATTAAAAAGGCCTATACTGCTACTGAAGAAGAGTTCACCTATCTACCCGTTGAAATGTCTTTCAACCTGCAAACTGCCAAAACCCCCTGGGGATAAAAACTTGCCACAGAGGCATGGGGGGGACACCATTTCTTCAGAAGCATCACCTAGAGAAGGAACTGTCTGTGTCTTGGCGTGGCACCAAAAGTCTAAGCCAAAGTGGGTCACAGCACTTAGGGGAGACCATTCCCTGAATCGCAGGAGGAGGTGCATCTGGAAATAGGGGACAACATGGAGAGTCCCAGGGTATGACCCGGCAAATCCTGCGGCTCCAACGAGGCAGCAGCTTGGGCTCCCTGGAGCCCGCCAGCTCACAGCCTGGGCGCTCTCCCGGGAGGCGGGCTCACCCCTCCGGCCCCGAAACCCCGCTCCCCGCCCTCCAGGGGTAGGAGGGGGCGGCCGAGAGATACGGCTTCCCCCGAGGGAAGGCGGCGGCCGGGAACCAAAACTCGTCGGGGTGATGCCAGGGAAAAGCTGCGGGCGAGCGGGCGCAGCGCCCGCGGAGCCGGCACGGTGGGGGAGTGCCGGGCGGGGGTGCAGGGGACCTGGGAGGCACAGGGGATCCGAGAGACGCGGGAGGAGAAAGGACTGTAGGGACAGGGGGTCCAACAGGAGCAGAATGGGAGGGAAAGTTGATGCAGCCGGGGACGGGCTGGAAAGGCAGAGGTGCCGAGAGTGTGGGGAATCCCAGTACCCAAGAGGACGGAGAGCCGGGA
This window contains:
- the LHFPL6 gene encoding LHFPL tetraspan subfamily member 6 protein; its protein translation is MASSLTCAGIVWAFLSFLCAAASCVGFFMPYWLLGSQLEKSVSFGTFRRCSYPVRDESRQMTVMVEQCGRYASFQAIPSAEWRICTVVTGLGCGLLLLVALTALMGCCVSELISRTVGRVAGGIQFLGGLLIGSGCALYPLGWDSEEVRQTCGNLSNQFELGTCHIGWAYYCTGGGAAAAMLVCTWLACFSGKKQKQYPY